From Streptomyces sp. NBC_00690, a single genomic window includes:
- a CDS encoding AAA family ATPase, with product MTAPPTPHGPDPRDGQLYDMPAELDLAIKVALATDRPLLLSGEPGSGKSSLAPFYARTEGMRYYEHVVTSRTRATDLLWTFDSVRRLADAQAHRSHLQDAEYVRPGVLWWSLAPESARTRGGLFRAPAAHDPMDRFAHERQAKDAVVLIDEIDKADPDVPNSLLVPLGSQEFTVAETETTVCREPSVGAHLVVITTNDERELPQAFLRRCVTFTLPAPTGASLLRIAEMHLRHEGQEWDTATRRLAEALAIELMSAREGRDARRDRLPSTAEYLDALRACRALDIRPGGPKWELIRTLTLTKSPQKQG from the coding sequence GTGACCGCCCCGCCCACTCCCCACGGTCCCGATCCCCGGGACGGTCAGCTCTACGACATGCCTGCCGAACTCGATCTGGCCATCAAGGTCGCGCTGGCCACCGATCGACCGCTGCTGCTGAGCGGTGAGCCCGGATCGGGCAAGTCGTCCCTCGCCCCCTTCTACGCCCGCACCGAGGGCATGCGGTACTACGAGCACGTGGTGACCTCCCGGACCCGGGCCACCGATCTGCTGTGGACCTTCGACAGCGTGCGACGGCTCGCGGACGCCCAGGCGCACCGCTCCCACCTCCAGGACGCCGAGTACGTACGGCCCGGTGTGCTGTGGTGGTCGCTGGCGCCCGAGTCCGCCCGCACCCGCGGTGGGCTGTTCAGGGCGCCGGCGGCCCACGACCCCATGGATCGTTTCGCCCACGAGCGCCAGGCCAAGGACGCCGTCGTCCTCATCGACGAGATCGACAAGGCCGACCCGGACGTGCCCAACAGCCTCCTCGTACCGCTCGGTTCGCAGGAGTTCACCGTTGCCGAGACCGAAACCACCGTCTGTCGGGAGCCGTCCGTCGGCGCACATCTGGTCGTGATCACCACCAACGACGAACGGGAACTGCCTCAGGCGTTCCTCCGGCGGTGCGTCACCTTCACCCTGCCTGCGCCGACCGGCGCGAGCCTGCTGCGGATCGCCGAAATGCATCTGCGCCACGAGGGCCAGGAGTGGGACACAGCGACCCGGCGACTGGCCGAGGCGCTGGCCATCGAGTTGATGAGCGCACGGGAGGGCCGTGACGCCCGGCGCGATCGGCTGCCCAGCACTGCCGAGTACCTGGATGCATTGCGTGCCTGCCGGGCCCTCGACATCCGGCCCGGTGGCCCGAAGTGGGAACTGATCCGCACCCTCACCCTGACCAAATCACCCCAGAAGCAGGGGTGA
- a CDS encoding toll/interleukin-1 receptor domain-containing protein has translation MRDVFISHSARGDEFAMTVLETIKDGLAAKGFQPLVDQEDIPPGQEWRPEIVDWLARCHAAVVLINEKALKSFWVRREVNILMWRRALGARLTVVPVLLGDLSTGSVKDAGMEELRPVQFARTARGAPQDAGSIAELVLKQFAELPAQASENDPMAAWLNTLSEYLGEAQHTGRLVKAATALKLKEKHLPQLNGGCLFLAHQFLVAPVDRMSHAVHEVAPSLSTDTLRRLIASLETTWVSEEAARGVLPASATQPRDMTVFLNARQPDTAKHYIRRATCNATRGYEMVSVGGPMPAGEDVVAARFRDWEDAVWKQFFDADDEEDRILPSNLREDVRYLIIREPDPPTTDLAEAVKLLHGKFSWLVVVVATGTALPDAHVQAAFKNPIVLKPLLEGQDENEAKQLTRRLWKLPDRLHGRY, from the coding sequence GTGAGGGACGTCTTCATCAGCCATAGTGCGCGCGGCGACGAGTTCGCGATGACGGTGTTGGAGACCATCAAGGACGGCCTCGCCGCCAAGGGCTTCCAACCCCTCGTGGACCAGGAGGACATCCCGCCGGGCCAGGAGTGGCGTCCGGAGATCGTCGACTGGCTCGCCCGCTGTCACGCCGCCGTGGTCCTCATCAACGAGAAGGCGCTGAAGTCCTTCTGGGTGCGCCGCGAGGTCAACATCCTGATGTGGCGCAGGGCTCTGGGCGCCCGGCTGACCGTGGTGCCCGTGCTCCTGGGAGATCTGTCCACCGGCTCGGTCAAGGACGCCGGTATGGAGGAGTTGCGACCGGTCCAGTTCGCGCGCACCGCACGCGGCGCACCGCAGGACGCCGGGAGCATCGCCGAACTGGTCCTCAAGCAGTTCGCCGAACTGCCCGCGCAGGCGTCTGAGAACGACCCGATGGCAGCCTGGCTCAACACGCTCTCGGAGTACCTCGGCGAGGCCCAGCACACGGGCCGTCTGGTGAAGGCCGCGACCGCGCTGAAGCTGAAGGAGAAGCATCTGCCCCAGCTCAACGGGGGCTGTCTCTTCCTGGCGCACCAGTTCCTGGTCGCACCCGTGGACCGCATGTCGCACGCGGTCCACGAAGTGGCGCCTTCGCTGTCGACCGACACGCTCCGACGGCTGATCGCCTCCCTGGAGACCACCTGGGTCAGCGAAGAGGCCGCACGAGGGGTGCTGCCGGCATCGGCGACCCAGCCGCGGGACATGACCGTATTCCTCAACGCCCGCCAGCCGGACACCGCCAAGCACTACATACGCCGGGCGACCTGCAATGCCACCCGCGGCTACGAGATGGTGTCGGTGGGCGGCCCCATGCCCGCGGGGGAGGACGTGGTCGCGGCCAGGTTCCGCGACTGGGAGGACGCCGTGTGGAAACAGTTCTTCGACGCGGACGACGAGGAGGACCGCATCCTCCCGTCCAATCTGCGCGAGGACGTCCGCTACCTCATCATCCGGGAGCCCGACCCGCCCACGACCGACCTCGCCGAGGCGGTCAAACTGCTGCACGGAAAGTTCTCCTGGCTGGTCGTGGTGGTGGCCACGGGCACCGCTCTGCCCGATGCGCACGTCCAGGCCGCCTTCAAGAATCCGATCGTGCTGAAGCCCCTGCTCGAAGGCCAGGACGAAAACGAAGCGAAGCAGCTCACCCGACGGCTGTGGAAGCTGCCGGACCGGCTCCACGGCAGGTACTAG
- a CDS encoding DoxX family protein, giving the protein MEPFIALVVGLVVARVIGWAGVDALDNWQNALKVGVALMFLLAAFAHFHPKLRPQIVEMVPPVLPRPELLVNITGALEIAGAVGLLIPATSTWAAIGLILLMAAMYPANVSAARRKVAQGDPIGPRTVFQLVYMGAAALTLV; this is encoded by the coding sequence GTGGAGCCGTTCATCGCCCTCGTCGTGGGGCTCGTCGTGGCCCGGGTCATCGGCTGGGCCGGAGTGGACGCGCTCGACAACTGGCAGAACGCCCTCAAGGTCGGCGTGGCGCTGATGTTCCTGCTCGCGGCGTTCGCCCACTTCCACCCCAAGCTGCGTCCGCAGATCGTCGAGATGGTTCCGCCGGTGTTGCCGCGACCGGAGCTGCTGGTGAACATCACCGGCGCACTGGAGATCGCCGGGGCGGTCGGCCTGCTGATCCCCGCCACCTCCACCTGGGCGGCGATCGGCCTGATCCTGCTGATGGCGGCGATGTACCCGGCCAATGTCTCCGCCGCCCGCCGAAAGGTGGCCCAGGGCGATCCGATCGGACCGCGTACGGTCTTCCAACTCGTCTACATGGGAGCTGCGGCGCTCACCCTCGTCTGA
- a CDS encoding response regulator transcription factor → MITVLIADDQPLVRRGLALILRNAPGIEVVGEVADGEQAIAAAHELRPRVILMDIRMPVLDGVRATERLTVELPECRVLALSTFDIDEYVIRALRAGASGFLPKDVSPEELASALHTVDMGEAVVAPRMLTRLIATFITEQTVSKDLSELTPREVEVLRLIASGLDNGEISRSMQIGVQTVKNHITSVFAKLNVRDRAQAVIAAYESGLVQARGAGSDGT, encoded by the coding sequence ATGATCACCGTGCTCATAGCCGATGACCAGCCCCTGGTCCGTCGCGGCCTGGCCCTGATCCTGCGCAACGCACCCGGCATCGAGGTCGTCGGTGAGGTCGCCGACGGCGAACAGGCCATCGCCGCGGCCCATGAACTGCGCCCCCGGGTGATCCTCATGGACATCCGGATGCCCGTGCTCGACGGGGTGCGCGCCACGGAACGGCTGACCGTCGAACTGCCCGAGTGCCGGGTGCTGGCCCTGAGCACCTTCGACATCGACGAGTACGTCATCCGCGCCCTGCGAGCGGGTGCATCGGGTTTCCTGCCCAAGGACGTGTCCCCGGAGGAGTTGGCCTCGGCGCTGCACACCGTCGACATGGGCGAGGCGGTCGTGGCCCCCCGGATGCTGACCCGGCTGATCGCCACCTTCATCACCGAGCAGACCGTCTCCAAGGACCTCTCCGAACTCACCCCGCGGGAGGTGGAGGTGCTGCGGTTGATCGCCTCGGGGCTCGACAACGGCGAGATCTCCCGGAGCATGCAGATCGGGGTCCAGACCGTGAAGAACCACATCACCAGCGTCTTCGCCAAGCTGAACGTCCGCGACCGGGCGCAGGCGGTCATCGCGGCCTATGAATCCGGTCTGGTCCAGGCCCGTGGTGCGGGCTCCGACGGAACGTAG
- a CDS encoding sensor histidine kinase: MGPDPRTAVPVRARGVRLDPRWWWQLAGERGLMSPALSWLRGDVLVLVVAALEILDYTGTSLANGKQITPVGVILLVLSALPLLIRREHPLAALVGILTLQTVASLATPMAHGNGVPTLLAMYAITRLCPPRTVALAFVVIQLVQVFRGLWNGMRPQDLAGECLGLFFVVILGWWVRKWRRQLDLNRELLAERAVAQERRRIARELHDVVAHHITTMYLMSGGARTHLEQDPETSREALVTLEASARTALREMRQMLGVLRGDDTFEEAPSQPQPGVADLDALIAESRASGLSARLVVTGEPQPLPTTVGLTLYRIAQEALTNVRKHAGPASADVHLGYLPDRITLEITDDGAGGQRPQGVTGGGYGLLGMRERVAVHGGSLDVGRRDQGGFRVTATVPLTDHNDDRGVRVR, encoded by the coding sequence ATGGGCCCCGACCCCCGTACCGCGGTCCCCGTCCGGGCCCGCGGTGTTCGGCTGGACCCTCGGTGGTGGTGGCAACTCGCGGGCGAACGCGGATTGATGTCCCCGGCGCTCTCCTGGCTCCGCGGGGACGTCCTGGTCCTGGTGGTCGCCGCACTGGAGATCCTCGACTACACGGGGACGAGCCTGGCCAACGGGAAACAGATCACGCCCGTAGGTGTGATCCTGCTCGTCCTGTCCGCACTGCCCCTCTTGATCCGGCGCGAACATCCCCTGGCCGCGCTCGTGGGAATCCTGACCCTCCAGACCGTTGCGAGCCTGGCGACCCCCATGGCCCACGGCAATGGCGTCCCCACCCTGCTCGCCATGTACGCGATCACCAGGCTCTGCCCTCCACGCACGGTGGCACTCGCCTTCGTGGTGATCCAACTGGTCCAGGTCTTCCGCGGTCTCTGGAACGGCATGCGCCCGCAGGATCTGGCGGGAGAGTGCCTCGGACTGTTCTTCGTGGTCATCCTGGGGTGGTGGGTCCGCAAGTGGCGCCGTCAGTTGGACCTCAACCGGGAACTCCTGGCCGAGCGCGCGGTGGCACAGGAGCGACGGCGTATCGCCCGGGAACTCCACGATGTGGTGGCCCACCACATCACCACCATGTATCTGATGTCCGGAGGGGCGAGGACCCATCTGGAACAGGACCCGGAGACCTCCAGGGAGGCACTCGTCACCCTGGAGGCGTCCGCCCGTACGGCGCTGCGCGAGATGCGACAGATGCTCGGTGTGCTGCGGGGCGACGACACCTTTGAGGAAGCGCCCTCGCAGCCGCAGCCGGGCGTCGCCGACCTCGACGCCCTGATCGCCGAGTCCCGGGCCAGCGGTCTGTCCGCGCGGCTCGTCGTCACCGGTGAGCCGCAGCCACTGCCGACGACCGTGGGTCTCACCCTCTACCGGATAGCCCAGGAAGCACTGACCAACGTCCGCAAGCACGCGGGCCCCGCCAGCGCCGATGTCCACCTCGGCTATCTGCCCGACCGGATCACCCTGGAGATCACCGACGACGGTGCCGGAGGCCAGCGCCCCCAGGGCGTGACGGGCGGCGGATACGGTCTGCTGGGAATGCGCGAGAGAGTCGCCGTGCACGGGGGCTCACTGGACGTCGGCAGGCGTGACCAGGGCGGCTTCAGGGTCACGGCGACAGTGCCGCTGACCGACCACAACGACGATCGAGGAGTGAGGGTCCGATGA
- a CDS encoding MMPL family transporter: MTIIIWTLLGAALTVVGQSMMFSATDSQAGDFLPKGYDSAAALKIAEDEFDAKPDGNAATVLVARTDGKKLTVQDRKEIGETTAELGDRRVVGPKPEMPLMKDHSQTPRVSVGPMAPDGSFQLLSVSVTGNMNDPGLREIYREFRDTAEEEFGDKGMRVGFTGGIASTTDTVEAGEFREKIIGVLTVGLIVLLNVLVFRSVLAALLPLIAVSLIGGVAAGAVAGSAELFDIKLDASTPSLITVVLLGIGIDYFLFLLFRFREQLRTHPEQDAVTAATETAGRVGNAILSAGLTIVAAFATLGVASFGQFRVLGPAIAISVLVMLLASLTLMPALLAVSGRAMFWPSKAWKKERQGGVSARLGLEITRRPVRYLLGTLALLGVLSAGVVGVKMSYDPAGLPETDAVKVAAEISRSLPAGATDPHTVYVRSESGTLRPDALSGLTNSLAKVEGVGQVASPTLNPDRTAARIDVILAVKSDTQQARDLVSGPVRSAIEKNTPENTEAHITGTAAVFADIATAVEKDLRLVFPIAAALIALILLLLLRSVLAPLVLMIAVGLGFAATLGAGTLAFQHLLDRPGISFTLPLVLFLFVVALGTDYNILISDRIREEMDKPVSVRHAVAEAVRHTAPAIATAGLVLAGSFASLVANPATQEVGFATALGIVLSSFVLSIVLVPAVAVLLGRGLWWPRRPDRTAGRHASERQETQPAEQAHPYPAQQLHDEYPVR; encoded by the coding sequence GTGACGATCATCATCTGGACCCTCCTGGGCGCGGCGCTGACCGTCGTAGGGCAATCCATGATGTTCAGCGCCACCGATTCGCAGGCGGGTGACTTCCTGCCCAAGGGCTACGATTCGGCTGCGGCTCTGAAAATAGCCGAGGACGAGTTCGACGCGAAACCCGACGGCAATGCGGCGACCGTTCTCGTCGCCAGGACCGACGGGAAGAAACTGACCGTCCAGGACCGCAAGGAGATCGGCGAAACCACCGCTGAACTGGGCGATCGTCGAGTCGTCGGGCCCAAGCCCGAGATGCCGCTGATGAAGGACCACTCCCAGACTCCGCGGGTGTCCGTGGGCCCCATGGCCCCTGACGGCTCCTTCCAACTGCTCTCGGTCTCCGTCACCGGAAACATGAACGACCCCGGGCTCCGGGAGATCTATCGGGAATTCCGTGACACCGCCGAGGAGGAATTCGGCGACAAGGGAATGCGCGTCGGATTCACGGGCGGCATCGCCAGCACCACGGACACCGTGGAAGCCGGCGAATTCCGCGAGAAGATCATCGGCGTTCTGACGGTGGGCCTGATCGTCCTGCTGAACGTACTGGTGTTCCGCAGTGTGCTCGCCGCGCTGCTCCCGTTGATCGCGGTGTCGTTGATCGGTGGCGTCGCCGCCGGAGCGGTGGCCGGATCGGCGGAGCTCTTCGACATCAAGCTCGATGCGTCCACACCGTCCCTCATCACCGTTGTGCTGCTGGGCATCGGCATCGACTACTTCCTCTTCCTGCTCTTCCGGTTCCGTGAGCAGTTGCGCACCCACCCGGAGCAGGACGCGGTGACGGCGGCGACCGAGACGGCGGGACGGGTGGGCAACGCCATCCTGTCCGCGGGGCTCACGATCGTCGCGGCGTTCGCCACACTGGGTGTCGCGAGCTTCGGGCAGTTCCGGGTCCTCGGCCCGGCGATCGCCATCTCCGTGCTCGTGATGCTGCTGGCGAGCCTCACCCTGATGCCCGCACTCCTGGCGGTCAGCGGACGTGCCATGTTCTGGCCCTCGAAGGCGTGGAAGAAGGAACGCCAGGGCGGCGTCAGTGCCCGCCTCGGGCTGGAGATCACCCGACGGCCCGTGCGCTACCTCCTCGGCACCCTGGCGTTGCTGGGGGTGCTGTCGGCCGGTGTGGTCGGTGTGAAGATGAGCTACGACCCGGCCGGTCTGCCCGAGACGGACGCGGTCAAGGTCGCCGCGGAGATCTCCCGCAGCCTGCCCGCGGGCGCCACCGATCCGCACACCGTCTACGTCCGCAGCGAGAGCGGCACCCTGCGGCCGGACGCACTGTCCGGTCTGACCAACTCGCTCGCCAAGGTCGAAGGAGTGGGGCAGGTGGCTTCGCCCACCCTCAACCCCGATCGCACGGCCGCCCGCATCGATGTGATCCTGGCCGTCAAGTCCGACACCCAACAGGCCCGTGACCTGGTGTCCGGCCCCGTACGATCCGCCATCGAGAAGAACACCCCCGAGAACACCGAAGCGCACATCACGGGCACAGCGGCCGTCTTCGCCGACATCGCGACCGCCGTGGAGAAGGACCTACGGCTGGTCTTTCCGATCGCAGCCGCTCTGATCGCCCTGATCCTGCTCCTGCTGCTGCGTTCGGTGCTGGCCCCGCTGGTGCTCATGATCGCGGTGGGACTGGGATTCGCGGCCACCCTCGGTGCGGGCACCTTGGCCTTCCAACACCTGCTGGACCGACCGGGCATCTCGTTCACACTGCCGTTGGTGCTGTTCCTCTTCGTCGTCGCACTCGGCACCGACTACAACATCCTCATCAGCGACCGGATCAGGGAAGAGATGGACAAGCCGGTCTCCGTGCGGCACGCCGTGGCCGAGGCCGTGCGTCACACCGCACCCGCCATCGCCACCGCGGGCCTGGTGCTCGCGGGTTCCTTCGCCAGCCTGGTCGCCAACCCGGCGACCCAGGAGGTCGGCTTCGCCACCGCCCTGGGCATCGTGTTGTCCTCGTTCGTGCTGTCGATCGTCCTGGTCCCGGCGGTGGCCGTACTGCTGGGCCGTGGACTGTGGTGGCCGCGGCGACCTGACCGCACCGCGGGGCGCCATGCCTCGGAACGCCAGGAAACCCAGCCAGCCGAGCAGGCCCACCCGTACCCGGCGCAGCAACTCCACGACGAGTACCCGGTCCGCTAA
- a CDS encoding SHOCT domain-containing protein produces the protein MDDYPLLNLFWTMLWFFLWIMWLFLLFKVVGDIFRDHELHGWGKAGWVVLVIVLPYVGVLIYLIVRGKSMGKRDLQAVQDRDAAFKAYVRDAAGSGGGGGNGVNDLARLAELKERGVISDDDFQKAKEKLLA, from the coding sequence GTGGACGACTATCCGCTTCTCAACCTGTTCTGGACCATGCTCTGGTTCTTCCTCTGGATCATGTGGCTGTTCCTGCTGTTCAAGGTCGTCGGCGACATCTTCCGCGACCACGAGCTGCACGGTTGGGGCAAGGCCGGCTGGGTCGTCCTGGTCATCGTGCTGCCCTATGTGGGCGTCCTGATCTACTTGATCGTCCGGGGCAAGTCCATGGGCAAGCGCGACCTCCAGGCAGTCCAGGACCGGGACGCCGCCTTCAAGGCGTACGTCCGCGATGCAGCCGGCTCCGGTGGTGGCGGAGGCAACGGGGTGAATGACCTCGCCCGACTGGCGGAGCTGAAGGAGCGGGGCGTCATCAGCGACGATGACTTCCAGAAGGCGAAGGAGAAGCTGCTCGCCTGA
- a CDS encoding helix-turn-helix domain-containing protein encodes MSATGHIRTAPARCEEYGYGLGRPSGILVFRYLSAGALEFGANRQDFLHQLYWSPDGMLSTVYGRHSRFVGPQEGFWSERAVNHEVRASDRQTVYRICLRQTPDALADLRTGPVEIDREVARLIETMGSPGCDEDTALDAREHLMTALRPSSFEVTASATRPGRPAATPKDSRPTGPTGHGHALAVARALSHDPSDDTPLDEWAARLHISAKTLQRDFLREFQMPYTHWRTRLRLRTARVLLGVEGVTTVAHRVGYASPSAFVAAFAKEYGVTPGRYVRELRRNDTG; translated from the coding sequence ATGTCGGCCACAGGACACATCAGAACGGCTCCGGCCCGCTGTGAGGAGTACGGATACGGGCTCGGGCGCCCCTCCGGCATCCTCGTGTTCCGCTATCTCTCAGCGGGAGCACTGGAGTTCGGCGCCAACCGACAGGACTTCCTCCATCAGCTCTACTGGTCACCCGACGGAATGCTGTCCACGGTCTACGGGAGGCACAGCCGCTTCGTCGGCCCGCAGGAAGGGTTCTGGTCGGAACGGGCCGTGAACCACGAGGTGCGCGCGTCGGACCGGCAGACCGTCTACCGGATCTGTCTGCGCCAGACGCCCGACGCACTGGCGGACCTGCGCACGGGCCCGGTCGAGATCGACCGCGAGGTGGCGCGGCTCATCGAGACGATGGGCAGCCCGGGGTGCGACGAGGACACAGCGCTGGATGCCCGGGAGCATCTGATGACGGCCCTGCGCCCCTCGTCCTTCGAGGTCACCGCGAGCGCCACCCGACCCGGCCGGCCAGCGGCGACCCCTAAGGACTCCCGCCCCACCGGCCCTACTGGGCACGGTCATGCCCTGGCCGTCGCCCGGGCGCTCTCGCACGACCCCAGCGACGACACCCCGCTCGACGAGTGGGCGGCACGGCTCCACATCAGCGCCAAGACCCTCCAGCGCGACTTCCTGCGCGAGTTCCAGATGCCCTACACCCACTGGCGCACCCGGCTGCGACTGCGGACGGCCCGGGTCCTGCTGGGGGTCGAAGGAGTCACCACTGTCGCCCACCGCGTCGGGTACGCCAGCCCGTCGGCCTTCGTGGCGGCGTTCGCGAAGGAGTACGGAGTGACCCCAGGCCGCTATGTCCGCGAGCTGCGCCGGAACGACACCGGCTGA